In one window of Nicotiana tabacum cultivar K326 chromosome 12, ASM71507v2, whole genome shotgun sequence DNA:
- the LOC142167013 gene encoding uncharacterized protein LOC142167013, translating to MICILITVKFSSLPIFTEWKHLVYVVEICKPLLKVIPVKWIKPPDGCLKLNIDGCSKGLASGGGCLRNQYGDLIMAYSTFFGSCTNNMAEARAILAGTPWQIAHLIEHIHEMRQEGHIKFSHCYREANCTADLLANWSIHRKYSTFFMEANTLPMKVRAALKNDQLVNFRIRTTKKSFNA from the exons ATGATTTGCATTCTGATTACTGTCAAGTTCTCATCCTTGCCTATCTTTACTGAGTGGAAACATTTAGTCTATGTTGTGGAAATATGCAAGCCTTTACTAAAGGTTATTCCTGTTAAATGGATTAAACCACCTGATGGTTGTCTAAAGCTCAATATTGATGGATGTAGCAAAGGTTTAGCAAGTGGAGGAGGATGCTTAAGAAATCAATATGGAGACCTCATTATGGCTTACTCAACTTTCTTTGGCTCCTGTACTAACAATATGGCGGAAGCAAGGGCTATTCTA GCTGGAACACCTTGGCAGATTGCCCATTTAATTGAACATATCCATGAGATGAGGCAGGAAGGTCACATTAAGTTCTCACACTGCTACAGGGAAGCCAATTGCACTGCCGACTTGCTAGCTAATTGGAGCATACATAGGAAATATTCTACTTTCTTCATGGAAGCTAACACTTTACCTATGAAGGTGAGAGCTGCTTTGAAGAATGACCAGCTGGTCAACTTCCGAATTAGGACTACCAAAAAGTCATTCAATGCTTAG